A stretch of Planktothrix serta PCC 8927 DNA encodes these proteins:
- a CDS encoding DUF4347 domain-containing protein — MLSENNSFQTQAIVIIDPQVENYETLLQGVDPNAEVVILDPNQDGIEQISSILSNYKNIDSLQIIAHGSSGSLHLGNTVVDNNTFDHYTEQFQQWQTGLTENADILLYGCNLASGSLGQSFVTNLSQLTQTDVAASENLTGATQFGADWNLEYITGTIDTHLAIQTQTLLNYDGVLLKTLVDESFTDIDLTPQPPGGNLPTINWLYGNKDYGSATVTDPLLNSQFFPYLTARGTRAPETNGIPGILSGTADTDGEGALRLTPNENSQSGFVIYNEEIPSISGLTILFDYYSYGGTPDGTDNRGDGLSFFLIDGSESPSKAGAFGGSLGYAQNRAINPDVNGNIDPNGTVGTTTYGIKGGYVGIGFDEYGNFATEANSNNKIIRVGASNPDLKTPVPDSITIRGKEEIIDPITKAQNLKNSYPWIKTYDKNELLTKTGVTSIDAPNDLYLDVNNNPVTVTRDTDGVKRQVGIQLSPDGILSLFFDKPTILDEDGNWVGNGVGDAGEYVFDDVNIKTENGDLDLPDTFKFGFAAATGGSATNIHEISNLKVLTLGSPPVVDLDYADVTTIPAGYNYERTFTEGDTPILIASSDNIVPTVSDPDGDDIISLTLQISGILSDVDSESLTIGGIKFPLNLTQTAIVGATSLTVKYDSTTKLVTITKPDVNNVLTNMTTADLQTLLRGIAYENTSENPTPGDREIRVIANDGVNVSNTAVSTITVVPVNDIPTSNPNNTTINEDQPYTFSSTDFPFSDVDTGDTLQTVKITELPANGQLLYNGSPVTLPLGGLNIAVADIGKLKFQPDPNENGTNYANFKFQVGDGTDFSGDNTFTVNVEPTPTPTPTPTPTPTPTPTLTPTPTPTLTPTPNPTPTPTPLPTPSPTPSPDNISPVADSLNVAVLPNSKIPISLSGSDSDGTIASFTITSLPDVADGVLLLNGQPVQLNQVLTPEEATQLQFQAIGTFNGGSFGYTVTDNQGATDSTPATVTLIQPTVNQPPIANNINLTLTPNSTVPVSLSGQDLDGTVATITITSLPEGTDGILLLNGQPVQLNQVLTAQEAAQLQFQAIGSFNGGSFTYTVTDNQDLSSPSAGVVSLIAPAVNQPPVANNLNVSVTPNTTVPVSLSGSDPDGTVASFTITSLPDIADGVLLLDGQPVAKNQVLTPEQASRLQFQSTGSFNGSGFSYTVTDNQGLTSTGAGNIGLIEPPVNQPPIPNNLNTLVVPNSTVNLPSLSGTDADGTVANYTITGLPDQVDGVLLLNENPVTLNQIVTPEQASQLQFQATSNFDGGSFSYTATDDQGTVSVQAATVDLVLVDVNEPPTANNLNVPFLPNSTSFIPPLSGTDPDGTIANFTITQLPDPADGVLLLNGKPVELNQILTPEEAAQLQFQSTGSSNEVVFAYKTIDNEGLISPTAATVSLVLIEVNLPPVATDLDLPVQPGSTVNVPPLSGTDTDGTITSFTITELPDPADGVLLLNGKPVTLNQVLTPEEAAQLQFQSTGNFDGGGFSFTVTDDKGATSAGTTVNLNFEPIPNQPPVATDESLETAPNTPITFNIADQITDPDGTLNLATVDLDPNTPGLQKTITLDNQGTFEVDDQGNITFTPVLGFAGVATLSYTVEDNQGATSNPANLGVTIPNQPPVAENLDLSEVLNTSDSVKLPNLIATDLTGSIVNYSLTSLPNSEQGTLFLGQTPITDLTQVEGLTPEQAQTLTFTPNPNFAGSFVLNYLATDNFGATSNPATLTISVVAAPIQTPVPTPIPTPEATPSQTPVPTPTPTPTPEPTPTPTPIPTPEPTPPPPSGQNFECNICLPAPELPDVVFPEAPILGLISPNPTTNILNGTEDNDIAIADIADQSIFTFGGDDLITAFTGNENIYAGEGNDTVDALSGNDWIEGEQGDDLLRGSYGNDTLQGQEGNDTLLAGIDDPDAPQDLEGRDWLSGGQGDDFLSSNENNDTLTAGDGNDIAYGGQNDDLIFGDHGNDTLYGDQGNDTLIGSPTDGSVLEAQEQDVLYGYTEDDLLQGGVGNDTVYGGPGNDFVFGGQGDDLLRGELGTDTIYGDQGNDTIFADNLSIGIDTDDLSNTGDGPDVVWAGAGNDWMFGNRNNDTLIGGEGDDIGYGGEQDDMLYGDAGNDLLFGDQGTDILCGGDGDDTLYGSVGGNNNLGNSSDRDQLSGGAGNDLILANEGENILCGGDGNDTLYSGQQNDTLSGGAGDDWLFGDLGDDLISGGTGSDRFVMAANTGFDQIIDFQVGQDLLVLAQGLTFNQLSITQEGTSTLIRVGDQSLARLAGVQADLITSNTFEVLG, encoded by the coding sequence ATGCTATCTGAAAATAATTCTTTTCAAACTCAAGCCATCGTTATTATTGATCCTCAAGTCGAAAACTACGAAACCTTACTGCAAGGGGTTGATCCAAATGCAGAAGTTGTTATCCTTGACCCAAATCAAGATGGAATTGAGCAAATTAGTTCCATTTTGTCTAACTATAAAAATATTGATTCCCTACAAATTATTGCTCACGGAAGTTCAGGAAGTCTACACTTAGGTAATACGGTTGTAGATAATAACACTTTTGATCACTATACCGAACAGTTCCAACAGTGGCAAACCGGATTAACTGAAAATGCCGATATTTTACTCTACGGATGCAATCTTGCTTCTGGAAGTTTAGGACAATCTTTCGTTACAAATTTATCTCAACTCACTCAAACAGATGTAGCCGCCTCCGAGAATTTAACAGGTGCGACTCAGTTCGGAGCAGATTGGAATTTAGAATATATAACTGGAACAATTGACACCCATTTAGCCATTCAAACTCAAACTTTATTGAACTATGATGGCGTATTACTGAAAACATTAGTCGATGAATCTTTTACAGACATTGACCTAACACCTCAACCTCCAGGAGGAAATTTACCTACAATTAATTGGCTGTATGGAAATAAGGATTATGGTTCAGCTACTGTTACTGATCCCCTGTTAAATAGCCAATTTTTCCCCTACTTAACAGCAAGAGGAACCAGAGCACCTGAAACCAATGGGATTCCCGGAATTCTTTCAGGTACGGCTGATACTGATGGTGAAGGAGCCTTAAGATTAACTCCAAACGAGAACAGTCAGTCGGGTTTTGTGATCTACAATGAGGAGATTCCTTCTATCTCTGGATTAACAATATTATTTGATTATTACTCTTATGGAGGAACTCCTGATGGAACAGATAATAGAGGAGATGGATTAAGCTTTTTCTTAATTGATGGTAGCGAGTCTCCAAGCAAGGCAGGAGCCTTCGGCGGTTCTTTGGGATATGCTCAAAATCGAGCTATTAACCCAGACGTTAACGGTAATATTGACCCCAACGGTACAGTTGGAACGACAACATACGGTATTAAAGGAGGTTATGTTGGAATTGGATTTGATGAGTATGGAAACTTTGCCACAGAAGCCAACAGCAATAATAAGATTATTCGTGTAGGAGCATCAAATCCAGATTTAAAAACCCCTGTTCCTGACTCAATTACAATTCGTGGAAAAGAAGAAATTATTGATCCTATCACCAAGGCACAAAATCTCAAAAATTCTTATCCCTGGATTAAGACCTATGACAAGAATGAATTACTAACGAAAACGGGTGTTACTAGCATTGATGCTCCTAATGACCTCTATTTAGATGTAAATAATAATCCAGTTACAGTTACAAGAGATACCGATGGTGTTAAAAGACAAGTAGGAATTCAACTGTCTCCTGATGGAATATTAAGCCTTTTCTTCGATAAGCCTACTATTCTTGATGAGGATGGAAATTGGGTTGGAAATGGGGTTGGAGATGCAGGTGAATATGTTTTCGATGATGTGAATATAAAAACAGAGAATGGAGACCTAGATTTACCTGATACCTTCAAGTTTGGTTTCGCTGCTGCTACAGGAGGTTCGGCGACAAATATTCATGAAATTTCAAACTTAAAAGTATTAACCCTCGGTTCTCCCCCTGTTGTTGATTTGGATTATGCCGATGTAACAACAATTCCAGCAGGCTATAATTACGAAAGAACGTTCACCGAAGGCGATACTCCAATTCTCATTGCTAGTTCTGATAATATTGTCCCTACGGTGAGTGATCCTGATGGGGATGATATTATCAGTCTTACCCTCCAAATTTCTGGTATTTTATCAGATGTAGATTCAGAATCTTTAACCATTGGAGGTATAAAGTTTCCCCTGAATCTAACTCAAACAGCAATAGTAGGCGCTACCAGTCTGACGGTTAAGTACGACTCTACCACAAAGCTAGTTACAATCACTAAGCCCGATGTCAATAACGTTTTAACTAATATGACAACGGCTGACTTACAGACTTTATTACGTGGTATTGCTTACGAGAATACTTCAGAAAATCCAACACCGGGCGATCGGGAAATTCGTGTAATTGCTAATGATGGTGTTAATGTTAGTAACACTGCTGTTAGTACGATTACGGTTGTACCCGTCAACGACATCCCCACCAGCAACCCTAATAACACCACCATCAACGAAGACCAACCCTACACCTTCAGTAGCACCGACTTCCCCTTCAGCGATGTCGATACGGGAGATACTCTGCAAACGGTCAAAATTACCGAACTTCCTGCTAACGGTCAACTGTTATACAACGGTAGCCCCGTCACCTTACCCCTCGGTGGATTAAATATTGCCGTAGCAGATATCGGTAAACTGAAATTCCAACCCGACCCCAACGAAAACGGCACTAACTATGCCAACTTTAAGTTCCAAGTCGGTGATGGTACAGACTTTAGTGGTGATAACACCTTCACCGTTAACGTTGAACCCACGCCGACTCCTACACCGACTCCCACACCAACGCCCACGCCGACTCCTACACTCACACCAACTCCCACTCCTACACTCACACCAACACCTAATCCAACACCGACACCAACACCGTTACCAACACCTTCACCAACACCTTCACCAGATAATATTTCTCCGGTGGCTGACAGCCTAAATGTTGCGGTTTTACCGAATAGTAAGATTCCAATCTCATTATCAGGAAGTGACTCCGATGGGACTATAGCTAGTTTTACGATTACCAGCTTACCGGATGTAGCCGATGGGGTATTGTTGCTTAATGGTCAACCTGTACAATTGAATCAGGTTTTAACGCCTGAAGAAGCGACTCAACTGCAATTCCAAGCCATAGGAACCTTTAATGGGGGTAGTTTTGGTTATACGGTCACGGATAATCAAGGAGCCACTGATTCCACTCCAGCAACAGTAACACTGATTCAGCCTACTGTGAATCAGCCTCCGATTGCAAATAATATTAATCTTACTTTAACTCCGAATAGTACCGTACCTGTTTCCTTATCGGGACAAGATCTTGATGGAACAGTAGCGACTATTACTATTACGAGCTTACCGGAGGGAACCGATGGGATATTGTTGCTCAATGGTCAACCTGTACAGTTGAATCAGGTTTTAACGGCTCAAGAAGCAGCGCAACTACAATTCCAAGCCATAGGAAGCTTTAATGGGGGTAGTTTTACTTACACCGTTACAGATAATCAAGATTTAAGTTCCCCCAGTGCTGGTGTTGTTAGCTTAATCGCGCCTGCGGTGAATCAACCCCCTGTGGCGAATAATCTCAACGTTTCTGTCACTCCTAATACTACTGTTCCTGTTAGCTTATCGGGGAGTGATCCCGATGGTACAGTAGCAAGTTTTACGATTACTAGCTTACCGGATATCGCTGATGGGGTGCTGCTCCTGGATGGTCAACCTGTAGCAAAAAATCAGGTTTTGACACCTGAACAAGCTTCTCGCCTACAATTTCAATCTACGGGTAGCTTTAATGGTAGTGGCTTTAGTTACACGGTCACGGATAATCAAGGTTTGACATCTACCGGAGCCGGAAATATTGGCTTGATTGAACCTCCCGTCAATCAACCTCCCATTCCCAATAACTTAAATACTCTCGTTGTTCCGAATAGCACCGTAAATCTACCGAGTCTATCGGGAACAGATGCCGATGGAACCGTCGCAAATTATACAATTACTGGTTTACCTGATCAGGTCGATGGGGTGTTATTACTGAATGAAAACCCTGTCACCCTGAATCAAATTGTTACACCCGAACAGGCTTCTCAACTCCAATTTCAAGCAACAAGCAACTTTGACGGAGGTAGCTTTAGTTACACTGCTACGGATGATCAGGGGACAGTTTCAGTACAAGCGGCAACGGTGGATTTAGTCCTGGTGGACGTTAACGAACCTCCTACCGCCAATAACCTGAACGTTCCCTTTTTGCCCAATAGTACCTCCTTTATTCCCCCATTATCGGGTACTGATCCTGATGGTACGATCGCTAATTTTACGATAACTCAACTCCCCGATCCTGCCGATGGTGTGCTGCTGTTGAATGGAAAACCTGTCGAACTCAATCAAATTCTCACACCCGAAGAAGCGGCGCAACTGCAATTTCAATCTACAGGTTCTTCAAATGAGGTTGTTTTTGCTTATAAAACCATTGATAACGAAGGATTAATTTCTCCGACAGCAGCAACGGTATCTTTAGTCCTCATTGAGGTGAATCTGCCTCCAGTTGCTACCGATTTAGATCTGCCTGTACAACCGGGTAGTACCGTCAACGTGCCTCCGCTTTCAGGAACAGATACGGATGGTACAATCACCAGTTTTACGATTACTGAACTCCCTGATCCGGCGGATGGGGTACTGCTCCTCAATGGTAAACCAGTAACACTCAATCAGGTTTTGACCCCAGAAGAAGCGGCGCAACTGCAATTTCAATCTACGGGTAACTTCGATGGCGGTGGCTTTAGTTTCACGGTCACGGATGATAAAGGCGCAACATCAGCCGGGACAACCGTAAACTTAAACTTTGAACCCATACCCAATCAGCCTCCCGTTGCTACCGATGAAAGTCTGGAAACCGCTCCTAATACCCCAATTACCTTTAATATTGCCGATCAGATCACTGACCCCGATGGCACGCTGAATTTAGCCACTGTGGATCTCGATCCCAATACTCCAGGCCTACAAAAAACGATTACTCTGGACAATCAAGGAACCTTTGAGGTTGATGATCAAGGTAATATTACCTTTACTCCAGTTCTAGGGTTTGCCGGAGTTGCCACCCTCAGTTATACCGTTGAGGATAACCAAGGTGCTACTTCAAATCCCGCTAACCTTGGGGTGACAATTCCCAATCAACCTCCTGTGGCGGAAAACCTTGACCTTTCAGAGGTTCTCAATACTTCTGATTCGGTGAAATTACCCAATTTGATCGCAACGGATTTAACCGGAAGTATCGTTAACTATAGTCTCACCAGCTTGCCTAATTCTGAACAAGGAACATTATTCTTAGGTCAAACCCCGATTACGGATCTGACTCAGGTAGAAGGACTCACCCCAGAACAAGCCCAAACCCTAACATTTACTCCCAATCCTAACTTTGCAGGTTCCTTTGTTCTTAATTATCTGGCAACGGACAATTTCGGCGCGACTTCTAATCCAGCAACCCTAACAATTTCTGTAGTCGCCGCACCCATTCAAACTCCAGTTCCAACACCGATTCCCACGCCGGAAGCCACACCCAGTCAAACTCCAGTTCCAACTCCAACACCAACTCCAACCCCAGAACCCACACCAACACCAACACCGATTCCAACCCCAGAACCCACACCACCACCGCCATCTGGGCAAAATTTCGAGTGTAATATCTGTCTACCTGCTCCAGAGTTACCGGATGTTGTATTCCCTGAAGCGCCAATACTGGGTTTAATTTCTCCCAACCCAACCACAAATATCCTGAACGGCACAGAGGATAATGATATTGCGATCGCAGATATTGCTGATCAAAGCATCTTTACCTTTGGTGGGGATGATTTGATTACAGCCTTTACAGGCAATGAAAACATCTACGCGGGTGAAGGGAATGATACCGTTGATGCTTTATCGGGTAATGATTGGATTGAAGGGGAACAAGGTGATGATCTACTGCGGGGTAGCTATGGCAATGATACCCTTCAGGGTCAAGAAGGAAATGATACCCTCTTAGCCGGAATTGATGATCCTGACGCTCCCCAAGATTTGGAAGGGCGAGATTGGCTGAGTGGGGGTCAGGGCGATGATTTTCTATCGAGTAATGAGAACAATGATACCCTGACAGCAGGAGATGGCAACGATATTGCGTATGGCGGTCAAAATGATGACCTAATTTTTGGAGATCACGGCAACGATACCCTCTATGGTGATCAGGGGAATGATACTTTAATCGGCAGTCCTACCGATGGTTCTGTGTTGGAAGCCCAGGAACAAGATGTCCTCTATGGCTACACAGAAGACGATTTACTCCAAGGCGGTGTCGGTAACGATACGGTTTATGGTGGCCCCGGCAATGATTTTGTGTTTGGGGGTCAAGGTGACGATCTTCTTCGGGGTGAATTAGGCACGGATACGATTTATGGAGATCAGGGTAATGACACCATATTTGCCGATAATCTCAGTATCGGTATTGATACCGATGATCTCAGTAACACCGGAGATGGGCCTGATGTGGTTTGGGCGGGAGCCGGAAATGATTGGATGTTTGGCAACCGCAACAACGACACCCTGATCGGCGGTGAGGGAGATGATATAGGATATGGCGGCGAACAGGATGATATGCTCTATGGAGATGCTGGAAATGATCTTCTGTTCGGCGATCAAGGTACTGATATTCTCTGCGGTGGCGACGGCGACGATACCCTCTATGGTAGTGTCGGAGGGAATAATAACCTTGGTAATAGTTCTGACCGAGATCAATTAAGTGGCGGTGCTGGGAATGACTTGATCTTGGCTAATGAGGGAGAAAATATACTCTGCGGTGGTGATGGCAATGATACTCTCTATAGTGGACAACAAAATGATACCTTGAGCGGTGGTGCCGGGGATGATTGGTTGTTTGGGGATCTCGGTGATGATTTAATCAGTGGAGGGACGGGTAGCGATCGCTTTGTTATGGCTGCTAATACAGGTTTTGACCAGATTATCGATTTCCAAGTCGGACAGGATCTCTTGGTTTTGGCTCAAGGTTTAACGTTTAATCAACTGAGCATCACCCAAGAGGGAACTTCTACCCTCATTCGTGTTGGAGATCAATCCCTAGCGCGTCTTGCGGGTGTACAGGCGGATTTAATTACTTCTAATACCTTTGAGGTCTTGGGTTAA
- the rpsU gene encoding 30S ribosomal protein S21: MTQVILGENEQLESALRRFKREVSKAGILADVRKKRHFETPPEKRKRKAIANQRQRRAFRKKRMF, translated from the coding sequence ATGACCCAAGTTATTCTGGGTGAAAATGAACAGCTAGAGTCAGCCTTAAGACGTTTTAAACGTGAAGTTTCTAAGGCTGGGATTTTGGCGGATGTTAGAAAAAAACGTCACTTTGAAACCCCTCCAGAAAAGCGTAAGCGTAAAGCCATCGCTAACCAACGTCAAAGACGTGCTTTCCGCAAAAAGCGGATGTTTTAG
- a CDS encoding GAF domain-containing protein, protein MNQPLSLQTIAEQVQELLQAETAVVVLAESSGEQVYSAAAVGKYAADVVGKRGDAATSGLPGIVFKGSCPILIENTKGDLRVRQDYVEAWGIQTALAIPLFFRGQLWGALMVLNRLDSKSFNQEDQQKLVNYATMISDRLPHT, encoded by the coding sequence ATGAATCAACCTCTGTCATTACAAACCATTGCTGAACAAGTTCAAGAATTACTGCAAGCTGAAACGGCTGTTGTTGTGCTGGCAGAATCCTCTGGTGAGCAAGTTTATTCGGCGGCAGCCGTTGGCAAATATGCAGCAGATGTTGTGGGAAAACGAGGAGATGCAGCAACATCTGGTTTACCGGGAATAGTGTTTAAAGGTTCATGTCCTATTTTAATTGAAAATACTAAGGGAGATCTGCGAGTTCGCCAAGATTATGTAGAAGCCTGGGGAATTCAAACTGCTTTAGCAATACCTTTATTTTTCCGAGGTCAACTTTGGGGTGCTTTAATGGTTTTGAATCGTTTAGACAGTAAAAGTTTTAATCAAGAAGATCAGCAAAAATTAGTGAACTATGCAACAATGATTTCTGATCGCCTTCCACATACTTAA
- a CDS encoding YihY/virulence factor BrkB family protein translates to MVIASFFPSWRHLKWVKWRPCSVHTHLVKLIDHSADLVANLLIALFPILIRGIKRVHRRIMRFCCFFLYLNPKTFKQLIQATLEQRLPGFAAEMAYHATLALFPAVLALLIAISSFELIQTELYQMATLLSQIVPEEVQSLIGNGIEQLSVTPSSGLLSVSFLVSLWVFSGVIGAAMTALNHIHRVENKNLRPFWKNKLIALALALGTLFLLISASALVLISDFIVEGMARQSCLIETVGNCALEDLAICMSKPPVQTCLLQSTLLETWKQFRWPITLGIVSTNYAFIYRYAPSYREPGTPLMPGAILASVLWAFVSNLFRWYVYHFGNFNITYGTIGAFVVLLLWLQISSLIMLIGAQLNVIVGDAMKTQS, encoded by the coding sequence ATGGTAATAGCCAGCTTTTTCCCGTCCTGGCGACATCTAAAATGGGTCAAGTGGCGACCTTGTTCTGTTCACACCCATTTAGTTAAACTGATTGATCACAGTGCTGATCTCGTCGCTAATTTATTGATCGCCTTGTTTCCTATCTTGATCAGAGGGATTAAGAGGGTTCATCGGCGAATAATGCGTTTTTGCTGTTTTTTTCTGTATTTGAATCCCAAAACCTTCAAACAACTGATTCAGGCTACCCTAGAACAACGATTACCGGGTTTTGCGGCGGAAATGGCTTATCATGCGACCCTGGCTTTATTTCCGGCTGTATTGGCTTTATTAATTGCCATTAGTTCGTTTGAATTAATACAAACTGAACTTTATCAAATGGCAACTTTACTGAGTCAGATTGTCCCGGAAGAGGTACAGAGTTTAATTGGAAATGGAATTGAACAATTATCCGTAACTCCGAGTTCTGGTTTACTCTCGGTTAGTTTTCTGGTTTCTCTGTGGGTTTTTTCGGGTGTTATTGGTGCGGCAATGACGGCATTAAATCATATTCATCGCGTTGAAAATAAAAATCTTAGGCCGTTTTGGAAAAATAAATTAATTGCCTTAGCCTTAGCATTGGGAACACTATTCTTATTAATTTCCGCATCGGCATTAGTCTTAATTAGTGATTTTATTGTTGAAGGAATGGCTCGTCAAAGTTGTTTGATTGAAACCGTTGGCAATTGTGCTTTAGAGGATTTAGCAATTTGTATGAGCAAACCTCCGGTACAAACTTGTTTATTACAATCAACTTTATTAGAAACCTGGAAACAATTTCGATGGCCGATTACATTAGGTATTGTTTCCACGAATTATGCCTTTATTTATCGTTATGCTCCCAGTTACCGAGAGCCCGGAACCCCTTTAATGCCAGGAGCTATTTTAGCATCTGTACTTTGGGCTTTTGTGTCTAATTTATTTCGCTGGTATGTTTACCATTTTGGCAACTTTAATATTACTTATGGCACAATTGGTGCTTTCGTTGTTTTGTTACTTTGGCTGCAAATTAGTTCCTTAATTATGTTGATTGGTGCTCAACTTAATGTTATTGTAGGAGATGCCATGAAAACCCAATCCTAG
- a CDS encoding aminotransferase class V-fold PLP-dependent enzyme — translation MKDTHLQTKPQYSPFHQYWLFNPEVTFLNHGAFGACPSPVLEAQYRFRQQLEQQTFHFFVREYETLLDDARQQLADFVGANSEELVFVPNATTGINTVLRSLTFSEQDELLTTNHEYNACRNVLDFVASRTGAKIIIAHIPFPVNSSQQIIEALMEKVSSRTKLVLIDHITSQTGLIFPIQEIIKKLTNLGIDTLVDGAHAPGMLALNLQEIAATYYTGNCHKWLSAPKGAAFLSVQRDKQSLIRPLTISHGANSPRSDRSRFFLEFDWTGTPDPSAYLSIPEAIKFMGSLLPGGWSELIKTNHNLAVNSRKLLSEKIGITLPCPDDMIGSMAVLPLGKRWKNYSDLNQKLWQEYQIEVPIMPWEDENQSLMRISAQIYNNISQYEYLAEVLLELLINL, via the coding sequence ATGAAAGATACTCATTTACAGACGAAACCCCAATATTCTCCTTTTCATCAGTATTGGCTATTTAATCCAGAGGTAACTTTCCTCAATCATGGTGCTTTTGGTGCTTGTCCTAGTCCTGTATTAGAAGCTCAATATCGATTTCGACAACAACTTGAACAACAAACTTTCCATTTTTTTGTCCGAGAATATGAAACTTTGCTTGATGATGCTAGACAACAGTTAGCTGATTTTGTAGGGGCAAATTCTGAAGAATTGGTATTTGTTCCGAATGCAACAACGGGGATTAATACGGTTTTGCGATCGCTTACTTTTTCCGAACAGGATGAATTACTCACAACCAATCATGAATATAATGCCTGTCGCAATGTCTTGGATTTTGTCGCCTCTCGCACAGGAGCTAAAATTATTATAGCACATATTCCTTTTCCTGTAAATTCATCTCAACAAATTATTGAAGCTTTGATGGAAAAGGTTTCTTCTCGAACAAAATTAGTATTAATTGATCATATTACCAGCCAAACCGGGTTAATTTTTCCAATTCAAGAAATTATTAAAAAATTAACTAATTTAGGAATTGATACTTTAGTGGATGGTGCCCATGCACCCGGAATGTTAGCTTTAAATTTACAAGAAATTGCAGCAACCTACTATACTGGAAATTGCCATAAATGGTTATCTGCACCTAAAGGAGCCGCGTTTTTATCGGTACAACGGGATAAACAATCGTTGATTCGTCCGCTTACAATTAGTCATGGAGCCAATTCTCCCCGAAGCGATCGCTCTCGATTTTTCTTAGAATTTGACTGGACAGGAACCCCCGATCCCAGTGCTTATTTATCTATTCCTGAAGCAATTAAATTTATGGGTTCTCTTTTACCGGGAGGATGGTCAGAATTAATCAAAACTAATCATAATTTAGCGGTAAATTCCAGAAAATTATTATCAGAAAAAATAGGGATAACTTTACCCTGTCCTGATGATATGATTGGTTCAATGGCGGTTTTACCTCTGGGGAAAAGATGGAAAAATTATTCTGATTTGAATCAAAAACTTTGGCAAGAATATCAGATTGAGGTGCCAATTATGCCTTGGGAGGATGAGAATCAATCTTTGATGAGAATTTCTGCCCAAATTTATAATAATATATCTCAATATGAATATTTAGCAGAGGTTTTATTGGAGTTGTTAATTAATTTATGA
- a CDS encoding acyltransferase family protein, producing MNNRLIVFDLLRCLAIFIILVHHFLEYLSYFYNSNFIGINVNLLFYLNELNRYLGLGLFTFVSGYLINLKRERFKDLNSALKFLYKKFLRIFPLYYLALITFIYMDKIFSPLKIAIHILGLQLLFSSSNFQPIKTLWFIGLILIYYCLFIVINFRNIIPIYRIFIIILFPIVLGGLSVVFGVTDLRLILYYWIFIFGIFCAENNFFEQQFWRKISPINPILFLFIFLIAFFVEIKYGLMEINLVYSYILITILELLFVLLVYQISSLIPIKNSLLKLIQVISYSSYCMFLFHRPLWFVMENLLQQTLEINNFYIMISISTLLAIPILITFSYFLQHFYDKYFMKLAYSYWVTSGKVKVK from the coding sequence ATGAATAATCGATTAATTGTTTTTGATTTACTCAGATGTTTAGCAATTTTTATCATACTTGTCCATCATTTCCTGGAATATTTGAGTTATTTTTACAATTCAAATTTTATTGGGATTAATGTTAATTTATTATTTTATCTCAATGAATTGAATAGATATTTGGGTTTGGGATTATTTACATTTGTTTCCGGTTATTTAATAAATCTAAAAAGAGAACGCTTTAAAGATCTAAATTCTGCTTTGAAGTTTTTATATAAAAAATTTCTCAGAATTTTCCCCCTTTATTATTTAGCATTAATTACTTTCATTTACATGGATAAAATTTTTTCACCCCTCAAAATAGCAATTCATATCTTAGGATTACAATTATTATTTTCTTCTTCCAACTTTCAGCCCATAAAAACTTTATGGTTTATCGGCTTAATTCTAATTTATTACTGCTTATTTATCGTTATAAACTTTAGGAATATTATCCCCATTTATAGAATCTTTATTATCATTCTCTTTCCTATTGTTTTAGGAGGATTATCGGTTGTTTTTGGAGTAACGGATTTGAGACTTATTCTATATTACTGGATTTTTATATTTGGGATATTCTGTGCAGAAAATAATTTCTTTGAACAACAATTTTGGCGGAAAATAAGTCCAATAAATCCTATTTTATTTTTATTTATATTTTTGATTGCTTTTTTTGTAGAAATAAAATATGGATTGATGGAGATTAATTTAGTCTATAGCTATATTTTAATTACTATTCTTGAATTATTATTTGTTTTGTTGGTTTATCAAATCAGTAGTTTGATACCCATCAAAAACTCATTATTAAAATTAATTCAAGTCATTTCTTATTCTTCATATTGTATGTTTCTGTTTCATCGTCCACTCTGGTTTGTCATGGAGAATCTACTTCAACAAACACTAGAAATTAATAATTTTTATATTATGATATCAATATCAACCCTTTTGGCAATTCCAATTTTGATTACTTTCTCATATTTTTTACAGCATTTTTACGATAAATATTTTATGAAGTTAGCCTATTCTTATTGGGTCACTTCTGGGAAAGTAAAAGTTAAGTAG